ATCATCGTTCCGCTGCTTCACCGTTATCCCGGAGCCGACATGGGCCGCGAAGCGGCCCGTCTCTTCTGGATCGAGAGCCAGTTTCAGCTGTCGAAAACCGACCTGCTCCAACCGTACCTCTGGTGGGCGTTCGTCCTGCTCGTCACCCGGATGCTGCTGACTCCGCTGCTGAACGCCGGCCTCTTCTTCTCGCTTCACCATACCGATCTCAATTCCGGCTATCGCTTCTTCCGCGGCATTCGCCAATTGGCCGTGCCGTTTCTCGGCCTGTACGGTCTTCGGATGCTGCTTACGCTCGCCCCGCTGTGGTGGGTCCTCCCTTCCGCCGCCGGCGTGCTGAAGACCCGGTTTACCTACGAGTCGATCGCGGCGGATCTGCTGCCGATCCTTGCGGCGTACCTGGCGTACGGATATCTCCTTCATCTGGTCTTCATGTACCTGCAGTTCTCGATAACGGGCGGCCGCCCCTCCTGGGAAGGTCTGCTCACGATGGGCCGGGGGATTTTGCCTGCTCTCGGCGCTTCCATCCTGCTGCTGCTCGTCGGCTTCCTCCTGACCGCGGTCGTCATGTCCGCTTCAATGATATGGGCCGGATTTTTCGCCCTGCTCGGGTACCAGGCATACCGGCTGGCGCAAATGTTTTGCAAAGTATGGGCCATTTCGGCCCAATACCGGATTTGGCTGGCGAAGGCGTAAATTGTCGAAATCGACAATCGTATAGATAGAGCAGGATTTGACACAGGATCGGGCTCCGTCTCTTTACAGAGGCGGGGCCTGATTCTTTTTTGCGCAGAAAACCCGCATAAAACAAGCGTTTGGCGATCTGTCGTCTGATTTTAAGAGCTAGTCCTAAAAACAGGTGATATTCGGAGATAAACGTACCTTTTTCGAGGTTTTTTGTGAAAATTTTGTGTCCCGAGCAGGAATTTCGCTTTTTTTGACGAATTTGAAGTACCAGCAACAAAATCAACAAGAAAAACTTGCCGAATTCCCTCACCAGAGGGAAACGGGGGAACCACTTCCGGGTGAATTGATCTCGATTTCAAGTGATCATAGGGAACCTTCAACCGAACCCTAAAGCTAACCTCGTAGGCACAGGAAGGGGAACTTGTTTTGAAAAAGTTTGCTGTACTCGTGTTTACCTTGGCGATGTCCGTCTCCATCGGAGCGGGCAGTGTTTTCGCGGAAACGCCGCTGAGCCAGGCGGTCAATTCGGTGATGGGAGCTCCGTACAAGTACGCGGGCACCACCGAGAAAGGCTTTGATTGCTCCGGCTACACGTCCTACATTTTCGCGAAATTCTTCAACACGAAGCTGCCTCATTCGTCCAAGGATCAAGCACAGGAAGGCACATGGGTGGACAAAGATGATCTTCGCCCGGGCGATCTCGTATTTTTCAATACGGATGGCAAAGGAATCTCGCATGTAGGGATTTATGTCGGGAACGGCCAATTCTACCACTCCGCCACCAACAAGGGAATCACCGTAACGAAGCTGGATGATTCTTACTACAAGAAACGTTACGTGACCGCCCGCCGCGTCCTTTCGGACGAGCAGTACGAGCAAGTCATGACCGACTCCCCGTAAGGAGCCGACCCGGTAAAGCCCCTCAGAGCGATCCCTTTTTGTGAAGGACGGCGCGCTCTGAAGGGCTTTATGTCTTTAGGACCGGTGGAAAAAAACCTCTCTTTGCCTCGTCCGCCAGCCAGTGTATACTATATTTATACCGTAAGAGGGGTCGAGTTCCGCATGCTTGCAGGAAGCAAAAAAATAAGAGAGATTCCCAGATATATGAAGCTTCTCCTGGCATTCAGCCTGCTGATCGGGGCCATCCCCGTGCTGGCTTTAGGCTTGTTTTCCTATTATATTGCGGCGGGAGACGCAGAGCAAAAGACGAAGGAAAGCCACATGCAGCTTCTTTCGCAGACGCAAATGCGCATCGAGCAGTCCATGAAGACGCTTGAGCTGACGGCTATTCAGTTTGCGAACTCCCAGCTGGTCACCTCGTCGCTGAGTGAAACGATCGACGTGACGGACCTGACCCGAATCCGAAACCTTTATACGGGTCTTTATAATCTGCAAACGCTTCCCGGAATTAACGAGGGTTATTTGGTCGACCTGCAGCACGACTGGCTGATGAGCTTTACCTCCGTTATTCCTTTGAGCGGGCATCCGCTGCATGACGATCTTGCGGCATATGCCAAGCGGCCGAACAATATGTTTTGGGATACCGGATACGCGCCGCCGACCGGCGGCGGCGACGGGAGCAGCAACCGGAGTGAAACGATTCGCATGGTGCAGAAGCTGCCGATTTTGCCCTTCACCCAGCAGCCCCGGGGATTTCTGATCATCGAGATGCTGAAGACGCAGTTCCGGACGCTGATTGCCGGCAGTACGGAGCAGCTCGGTCGCATGTATATTTTGGACCGGGATGGGGTCGATTTTTTGGCGAAGAGCGATCAGGAGGTCGTTCCTTTTAATCCGATGAATGCGCTTATTTCCGAGCGGATTCGGCAGGTCGGCGAAACTTCGGGATTTCTGCACGGCAAGGTAAGCGACAAAGACATGGTCTTTTCTTACGTGCATTCGCCATACAACGGCTGGACTTACGTATATGCCATTTCGCTGGAGGAGATGACGCGGCAAACCCGCAAAATCGCCGTCGGCACCGTCGTGGCCTGCAGCGTCGTTTTCCTCGTCGTCGGCCTGCTTGCCTGGATCATCAGCAACCGGATGTACTCCCCCATACGGCGT
The window above is part of the Paenibacillus hamazuiensis genome. Proteins encoded here:
- a CDS encoding C40 family peptidase, with protein sequence MKKFAVLVFTLAMSVSIGAGSVFAETPLSQAVNSVMGAPYKYAGTTEKGFDCSGYTSYIFAKFFNTKLPHSSKDQAQEGTWVDKDDLRPGDLVFFNTDGKGISHVGIYVGNGQFYHSATNKGITVTKLDDSYYKKRYVTARRVLSDEQYEQVMTDSP